Genomic segment of Apium graveolens cultivar Ventura chromosome 7, ASM990537v1, whole genome shotgun sequence:
CTAACTATGGATTATTATATACTTGAATGTGTATGTTCTGTCTATCTGCCAGTTACTGCTATAAGATGTAATTCTGGTGCTTTGGGCCAATTCCGAAGCTTTGAGAATAAACATTAGGGAGTGTCATGATAGCAAATATTTAACAATTAAAGGTAGAGCacaatgatttgtgatgaattactTTTAGTAATCAACGATTTACCATAATTATTCGTTGCTGAGTATGGAATTTCTTCTTAGCACATAACTTAAGGCAGCAACTTGAAAAATGAAGATACTCTTTATGAGTTACGTCCACTGGACTGTCTATTTTCTAGACATGAGAATTATCTAAGAAATCATTAGTAAAATGGCAATGGACTTTAATCAAATAATGAGACTGCACAATATACATAACAGCCGCATATTGTATCAGCAGTTTGAAATGAGCTGATGCAGTCACCTGCAAAAATCTTCGTGGTTTCTGCTTCCAGTGAATTCTGTGCTTACATACCATTGCATGAAAAGTTTGAAACATAACTGATGGGTTTTGTTTCTTCTAAGTAGCAAGGGCATGGTGCAAGAGAGCGGAGTGTAGTTCGGGGATATGGGAATGtgataaatataaaaatatgggAATTTGGACAGTGGAAACGGTATTTATAATAATAAGTTTTTATATGTATATAGGTTACACATGTTAAAACCTATTAACTAAACCAAAAAATGTATGAAAACTGAATCAAATGCATGATATTTTCATCTAACAGGAAAagatataaataaaaaaaaattatttgtgcAAAATGAATATCATCATCGATAATTAATTTTGTGTAGATAGCTATTTGCACAAATTTTGACTACAATTTGTGTGAACGAATATTTAAATTTAGGATTGTGGAAGAATCCCCATGTCCAATACGGGGATACCCGTTCAACTATCAGACATGGGTATTCAGCAGGTGACCCAAGGGCCCTGTTTCCGAGCTCTCTTCATAGTTTTTATACTTGTTAGAGCAATGCTTAAGCATATAACATAGTGCTCTCAGCAGGCCTAAAAAGTACTTGGGATAAAGGTGATGTCATCCGTCAAAGAGAAGGTATGTTCATCTTCCCTAAGATTGCTGGGATTTTGGTGGACTGCCCCTTCCTATCTTTAGTGAAGGAATTGAGAGCGACCTCGCGTTGACCGCTTATTACAGGGTATTGTAAAGGATTAAGTATTAATTACTATGCATCATAACTATaacaatataaatatatataggTATACCTCGCGTTGACCGCTTATTACAGGGTATTGTAAAGGATTAAGTATTAATTACTATGCACCATAactataataatataaatatttataggtatatatatacctatatatatttatatatatcacGAAGACAATTGTTAAGTGGTTTGAAGAGACAACTGATGCTTTTCTAACAATTGGTAAGTGGTTTGAAGAGATAACTGATGCTTTTCTAACACCTGGTGCTAGTGATGCACGGTAAATTTTATCATATTAATTATGTTATGGTTTATAATTCTTAGTTGTATCTATGTGTTATTTTGGATGGAAATAGTTCAGTGTTTATAAGCTATCTGTCATTTATAATAATTTGATGGAAACATTTTGAATAAGTTGGAGTGGATGTTGAATTTGTCATCTCATAAATTTGTTGTgcttttaatttttattttatggTTACATTCGATATAggatttttttttgaaatgatAACATTTTCTTTGAACAAAATGCCATATTAATAGCAATAACATTACCACTCCGGACAATCTAAGGGACTGTTTGTTATTTATACTTTAAATTTATTAGTTTTTGTTAGTACATTACCTAGTGCAGGAACTTTTTAAGatattagtaattaattattgTACAAAAACCTAATTTTGTGTTTGTAAGTGGTACTACAATAACAATACTTTTTAATTAGAAAATGTATACACTAGTGTATATCATGTCAGAATATATTGTAGTTATAGAGGATCAAGCTCAAATCTATAGAATTCAGGTAGGGGGAACGACCCCTGACGAGGGACGACCAGCCATCCTCCTTAACCTATTTATATACAAAGGATATACTTTGTTGCAGGATGGATCTTCCCAATCTATTTAGATGCATTTACTTATATAGGAAGATCCTTGCATTATTCTAGCAAGGTCGAGGATCCAAATTCCAAACTATGCCAACATATCTGAAGGAATTGATGGCCATTGTAACTGTTGTGAGGAGATTGCATTTTGATTGATGAGTAGGTCCATTATCTTTAAGGCTGACCCAAGTACTATCATGTATTAACTTATCAAGTAGTAACTTTTTGCAACCAAAAGGAAAATATAATTCCTATGGGGGGGTCGACCTAGCAAGGGCCTTACGGGAGCTGTGGGCCCCTTAACTTTTAGCTGGTACCACTGTAGTTGTACTAATTGCTGTGAAATTAAGTTTACTGCAAGGTACATAGGTTTATTAAGTGTGCATTCAAAGCAGGCCGGATAGTTTGCAGAGATATCCAATAATTAACGGGTCTTGTGCTAATCTTATGGAAGAAAAGCTTGATTGGCTACTTACCAATTCCTTTATTGCAATTCTCTCGTTATAATGATATTTTTTGTGCTTCACCGTTTACTTAATACTTTTCCAATATTATATTGGTTTCTAGTTACACTTACAGACCTATACTCCAATATGCCATTAAAAATTAAATAGatctattttatttttattttatatgttGCACTTGCATCCCTCCAAGCAAAAAATCATGGATCCAACTTCCAACCTCATAGTTTTCAGTGTATGCTCATCAAATTGTTTTATGTGGTGCTTCAGTTATATTCACGAAAAATGAGTCACTGTTGTCTGCTGACAATACTAACCTACGGAAATTTAATTTTTAGGCTTGAATCTCGCAGAAAGAGGCCATTTGGTCCAAGATTAAGTGTAAACTCCCTTACTATCTGGTTCATTATACACACTTTTGTATAGTTTGGTATTTTAATTTAATCTTTCTATAGTTTACCGCAGAAGAAGCTGTTGGTCATCAGCTAGATGCCCTAATGTTCAATGATCAACCCCGACAAGATTATGGAATTGAAGTCATGTATAGGGTATAATTATATAGACTTGTTACTCCTGTGCTGGTTTTATATTCTTAAGTAGTTTGAGAACCTCTATTCAATGCCAGTTTGCAGGTTTTGATCCATTTGAAAGGTCTACATATTTCGGACCCTTTTTTGATTTAGGACAGGTCAGTGACTGTATAATACCCAATAGtcaatattaaatatatatttttcaggTCTTATTATAGTTTTCATTTTCAAACTGACTATATAAATAACAGTTACCTCACTGAATAATTGAGGACATTGTTTACCCCTCTAATCTTGTATCTTTCTATGGCTTCCGTGTATGACTCCAGTTTGAACGTTTTAGACGTATTTTTCATCATTCGAAGTATCGAGTATTGCTTGGTCATAGGGAGAGAAAGATCTTAAGTAGCTTGCAGGTTGAGGAGGTAATGAAAAAGGTTCAACTAAACTTGTGACTAAAAGCAGTAATTTTTTTTTACCAATACAACATAATGAATATTGTTATTTCAGAATTTATACAAGCAACGGGTTTGGATACTAGGAGCTCGGCCGGAGGAAGAGGAAACTTTTCAGTTTACAATGGTTCAGGTATTTATCCCCTCTTCTCTTCTCGTGTACAATTGAACTCCTTTGCTAGTATAAGGTGTTCATCCCTCATAACTGTCAAAAGTATATTAAGAACATGCATGCCATAGAACTAATCCTTTCTGAATGATCATTCATAATTCTGTGATCCAAATCTGTTGCAATTAAGAAAAATAGTTCAAATTAATTAAACAGAATGATTGTTGAGAATTCCTGATAGAAGATAGGTAAAGAAAGTTAAAGACAGCAAAAAGGGGGTTGAGAGACAGATGCGTCAATGTCTTGCTCAATAGGCAATTGCTTAACCATGCTCACACACTGATTACCATGCTCACACACTAATTCTTGTCACCTTTTGGAGAAGGCTCTGCTGTTCTGATGCAGAGTCTATGATTAAATTGTCCTTTATAATATGAAACATTTTGTACTACCAGTTAAATTAGTGTAATAATACATTAATACTATTCTTTACGATAATGAATCACATTGTATATTGCATTCAGTTTACTTTTAAATTTATACCCTAGTGTGGGCATGGTACTAAGAGATTTATATGTGTACTTCGATCCTTACATTTATTTCTGCTGAGAATTCACTATGGATCATTAACTGGAAGACCAATGTTCCCTTTCGTATTGCAGAGAATTGGCGGTTGTTGGGATGGTTATTGGCTGACAGAATCTGTACTTCTTGATGGTGATGGCTTTACTGGTGCTGTGGCTTACTAAACTATAACCACGAATAGGGAAGCCTTCATGAATATCACAGAGTGCCATGTCTGTATACTTTGTGTTGAGGAATAGGAAGTCTGGACCAATTTCGCACCAGCAGGAGTTGCTTGTCTACGGCTCGGTTACACCCCGATTCTTACTTGACTGTTTCATCTGCTCTTATAGAGGATGGATGCCCTATGTAAATAAATACTCGTGTATAGATTCAAACTAAATTTAGGACAGAGATTATATATAATGGACATACTCATTTCATTTAACAAGAGAGTGATTATACAAAAAGCAGCCCCTGAAGCGCTATTAGATGAATGACACTCTACAGCAGTTCTTTTTTTGGTATCCTACATATTTTTTAATCAAGTTGATTTGTCAGTATATGCCTATAGGGGAGAGGGGGAGATGATGCTACATACCCGCGGCCTTAGAATAGGCTGCAAGAGCTTTAAAATTCAATTCTCGC
This window contains:
- the LOC141672206 gene encoding uncharacterized protein LOC141672206, which produces MSFCPSSPTLFCYKPAHQNFTCRVRASSDVPDFLSANWLESRRKRPFGPRLSFTAEEAVGHQLDALMFNDQPRQDYGIEVMYRFAGFDPFERSTYFGPFFDLGQFERFRRIFHHSKYRVLLGHRERKILSSLQVEENLYKQRVWILGARPEEEETFQFTMVQRIGGCWDGYWLTESVLLDGDGFTGAVAY